A section of the Lepus europaeus isolate LE1 chromosome 10, mLepTim1.pri, whole genome shotgun sequence genome encodes:
- the ZNFX1 gene encoding NFX1-type zinc finger-containing protein 1 codes for MEDRRPRLEARPRNPHTNQRGPVDGELPHRPRSQANNPAATALRGGANHPGRHPRANNPTVPHRQREERFAAMGRNPHQGRRNQEGHTGDEARDQRHGQENDARRRNGNQEGRNRRPPWFNENFQQWRPPSQKPAEQPQQVKKLGYKFLESLLQKDASEVVITLATSAGLKELLSHSSMKPSFLELICRVLRKACSSRMDRQSILHVLGILKNSKFLKVCLPSYVVGMITEPLPDVRNQYPEHLSNIISLLQDLVSIFPASSVQETSMLISLLPASLNALRASGVDIEEETEKNLEKVQTIVEHLQEKRREGTLRVDTYTLVQPEAEGHAQGYRTVPIYPTYNEVHLDERPFLRPNIISGKYDSTAIYLDTHFRLLREDFVRPLREGILELLQSFEDQGLRRRKFDDIRIYFDARIITPVCSSSGIVYKVQFDTKPLKFVRWQNSKRLLYGSLVCMSKDNFETFLFATVSNREHEDLCRGIVQLGFNEQSQQLLAEVQPSDSFLMVETTAYFEAYRHVLEGLQEVQEEDVPFQRNIVQCDSHVEKPRYLLMGGRYDFTPLIENPSVTGDSLRNAEALRHARVNILDSGQWPSKEALKLDDSQMEALQFALTRELAIIQGPPGTGKTYVGLKIIQALLTNESVWQISLQKFPILVVCYTNHALDQFLEGIYKCQKTSIVRVGGRSNSEILKQFTLRELRNKREFRRNLPMHLRRAYMSIVTQMKESEQELHEGAQTLECTMRGVLREQYLEKYIAPHHWESLMNGPAQDSEWIYCQHWKHSMMLEWLGLGVGSFTQNAAPAGPESTAQAEGEEEEEGEEEGSLIEIAEEADLIQADRVIEEEEVIRPRRRKKEENGADQELAKMLLAMRLDHYGPGTAAGQDQATGEWETQRNQKRKMKKKVKVELRKLNTMTEAEANEVQDVWQLDLNSRWQLYRLWLQMYQADTRRRILSHERQYRSSAERMAELRLQEDLHILKDAQVVGMTTTGAAKYRQILQKVEPRIVIVEEAAEVLEAHTIATLSKACQHLILIGDHQQLRPSANVYDLAKNFNLEVSLFERLVKVNIPFVRLNYQHRMRPEIARLLTPHIYQDLENHPSVLKYENIKGVSSNLFFIEHTFPEQEIQEGKSHQNQHEAHFVVELCKYFLCQEYLPSQITILTTYTGQLFCLRKLMPTKTFAGVKVHVVDKYQGEENDIVLLSLVRSNQEGKVGFLQISNRICVALSRAKKGMYCIGNMQMLAKVPLWSRIIHTLRENNQIGPALRLCCQNHPETHTSVSKASDFQKVPEGGCSLPCEFRLDCGHVCTRACHPYDSAHKEFQCMKPCQKVLCQDGHRCPLVCFQECQPCQVKVPKTISRCGHQQMVPCSVSEADFCCQEPCPKVLRCGHRCSHPCGEDCVRLCSEMVTVKLKCGHSQKVKCGNVEDIKYGLPVKCTSRCGTILDCGHPCPGSCHSCCEGRFHERCQQPCKRLLICSHKCQEPCIGECPPCQRTCQNRCVHSQCKKKCGELCTPCVEPCIWRCQHYQCTKLCSEPCNRPPCYVPCTKLLACGHPCIGLCGEPCPKKCRICHQDEVTQIFFGFEDEPDARFVQLEDCSHIFEVQALDRYMNEQKEDEVAIRLKVCPVCQVPIRKNLRYGASIKQRLEEIEVVKERIQGSAREITADQQRLQALLAGKHLLQQQLPEDFLMLSEKLAQESLSVRDLGLMENYVSFYDRLASLWDSLKNVHVLERDRVRTRLEQVHSWLARKRLSFSSQELSDLQSEMQRLTYLLSLLSSCKMAEGRLKGQVAEEVHRLRDVLERTSKFTPEDEELVQRKMKALKAHLPCSGLGVSEEERVQIVRAMGLPRGHWFKCPNGHIYVIGDCGGAMQRATCPDCKEVIGGVNHTLERSNQLASEMDGAQHPAWSDTANNLMNFEEIQRMM; via the exons ATGGAGGACAGAAGACCTCGGCTGGAGGCCAGGCCCAGGAATCCCCACACCAACCAAAGAG GGCCTGTGGATGGAGAACTACCACATAGACCTAGAAGTCAGGCCAATAACCCAGCAGCCACTGCTCTCAGAGGAGGAGCCAACCACCCTGGAAGACACCCTAGGGCCAACAACCCTACTGTTCCTCACCGGCAAAGGGAAGAGAGGTTTGCAGCCATGGGCAGGAACCCACATCAGGGAAGGAGGAACCAGGAGGGGCATACCGGTGATGAAGCTAGAGACCAAAGACATGGTCAGGAAAATGACGCCAGGCGGAGAAACGGCAACCAGGAGGGTAGAAACCGCAGACCCCCGTGGTTCAATGAGAATTTCCAGCAGTGGCGCCCCCCCAGCCAGAAGCCTGCCGAGCAGCCACAGCAGGTGAAGAAGCTGGGCTATAAGTTTCTCGAAAGCCTGCTTCAGAAGGACGCCTCCGAGGTGGTCATCACGCTGGCCACCAGCGCAGGGCTGAAGGAGCTCCTGTCTCACTCCTCCATGAAACCCAGCTTCCTGGAGCTCATCTGCCGGGTCCTGCGCAAGGCCTGCAGCTCCAGGATGGACCGCCAGAGCATTCTGCACGTGCTGGGCATATTGAAGAACTCCAAATTCCTCAAAGTCTGCCTGCCCAGTTATGTGGTCGGCATGATCACCGAGCCCCTTCCCGACGTTCGAAACCAGTATCCGGAACATCTGAGCAACATCATCTCCCTCCTTCAGGACCTTGTAAGCATCTTCCCCGCCAGCTCTGTGCAGGAAACGTCCATGCTCATTTCCCTCCTGCCCGCCTCCCTGAACGCTTTGAGAGCCTCTGGTGTGGACatagaggaggagacagagaagaaccTGGAAAAGGTGCAGACCATTGTTGAACATCTGCAGGAAAAAAGACGAGAGGGCACTTTAAGAGTGGACACCTACACCCTAGTGCAGCCTGAAGCAGAAGGCCACGCGCAGGGCTACCGGACCGTGCCCATTTACCCCACCTACAATGAAGTGCACTTGGACGAGAGGCCCTTCCTTCGGCCCAACATCATCTCTGGAAAATACGACAGCACAGCCATCTACCTGGATACCCACTTCCGACTCCTGCGAGAAGACTTTGTCAGACCCCTACGGGAAGGCATTCTAGAGCTTCTGCAAAGCTTTGAAGACCAGGGCCTGAGGAGGAGGAAGTTCGACGACATCCGAATCTACTTCGATGCCAGGATTATCACGCCTGTGTGCTCGTCTTCAGGCATCGTCTACAAGGTTCAGTTTGACACAAAGCCACTGAAGTTTGTTCGCTGGCAGAACTCCAAGCGGCTGCTCTATGGGTCTTTGGTGTGCATGTCCAAGGACAACTTTGAAACATTCCTCTTTGCCACTGTCTCTAACCGGGAGCACGAAGACCTGTGCCGAGGAATTGTGCAGCTCGGCTTCAACGAGCAGAGCCAGCAGCTGCTCGCGGAGGTGCAGCCTTCGGACTCTTTCCTGATGGTGGAGACCACGGCTTACTTTGAGGCCTACAGGCATGTCCTGGAGGGGCTCCAGGAGGTGCAGGAGGAGGACGTGCCCTTCCAGAGGAACATCGTGCAGTGCGACTCTCACGTGGAAAAGCCCAGGTACTTGCTGATGGGGGGCAGATACGATTTTACCCCCTTAATAGAGAACCCGTCAGTCACTGGGGACTCTCTGAGGAACGCCGAGGCCTTGAGACATGCGAGAGTTAACATCCTAGACTCTGGCCAGTGGCCCTCCAAAGAAGCCCTGAAGCTGGACGACTCCCAGATGGAAGCCTTGCAGTTCGCTCTCACGAGGGAGCTGGCCATCATTCAAGGACCTCCTGGAACAG GCAAAACCTATGTGGGGCTAAAGATTATCCAGGCCCTTCTAACCAACGAGTCTGTGTGGCAGATCAGCCTGCAGAAGTTCCCCATCTTGGTCGTGTGTTACACCAACCATGCTTTGGACCAGTTTCTGGAAG GCATCTACAAGTGTCAGAAAACCAGCATCGTGCGTGTAGGCGGAAGAAGCAACAGTGAAATCCTGAAGCAGTTCACTCTGAGGGAGCTGAGGAACAAGCGGGAATTCCGCCGCAACCTGCCCATGCACCTGCGCAGGGCCTACATGAGC ATCGTGACCCAGATGAAGGAGTCAGAGCAGGAGCTGCATGAGGGGGCGCAGACGTTGGAGTGCACAATGCGTGGTGTCCTGCGCGAGCAGTACCTGGAGAAGTACATCGCCCCCCACCACTGGGAGAGCCTGATGAACGGACCAGCGCAG GACAGTGAGTGGATTTACTGCCAGCACTGGAAGCATTCCATGATGCTGGAGTGGCTGGGTCTGGGTGTCGGTTCTTTCACCCAGAACGCTGCCCCAGCAGGACCTGAGAGTACAG CACAGgcagaaggggaagaggaggaggaaggcgagGAGGAAGGCTCGCTGATTGAAATTGCAGAAGAGGCCGACCTGATTCAAGCAGACCGAGTGATTGAGGAGGAAGAAGTGATAAGGCCCCGGCGGCGGAAGAAGGAGGAAAATGGGGCAGACCAGGAACTGGCCAAGATGCTTCTGGCTATGAGACTGGACCACTATGGCCCTGGGACAGCAGCTGGACAGGATCAAGCCACAGGAGAGTGGGAG ACCCAGCGCaaccagaaaaggaaaatgaagaagaaagtgaAGGTTGAGCTTCGCAAACTGAACACCATGACTGAGGCTGAGGCCAATGAAGTCCAGGACGTCTGGCAGCTGGACCTGAATTCTCGCTGGCAGCTTTATAG GCTGTGGTTACAGATGTACCAGGCCGACACGCGCCGCAGGATCCTCAGCCACGAACGGCAGTACCGCTCGTCAGCAGAGAGAATGGCGGAGCTGAGACTCCAGGAAGACCTGCACATCCTGAAAGATGCCCAGGTTGTAGGAATGACGACCACAG GTGCTGCCAAATACCGTCAGATTCTGCAGAAGGTGGAGCCGCGCATCGTGATTGTGGAGGAGGCCGCCGAGGTCCTGGAGGCCCACACCATCGCCACGTTGAGCAAGGCCTGCCAGCACCTGATTCTGATTGGGGACcaccagcag CTACGCCCCAGTGCCAATGTGTATGACCTGGCCAAGAACTTCAACCTTGAGGTGTCCCTTTTTGAACGGCTGGTCAAAGTCAACATTCCCTTTGTCCGTCTGAATTACCAG CACCGCATGCGTCCTGAGATCGCCCGCCTCCTGACCCCGCACATCTACCAGGACCTGGAGAATCACCCCTCCGTCCTCAAATATGAGAATATCAAG GGGGTCTCGTCCAACCTTTTCTTCATAGAACACACCTTTCCCGAACAGGAGATCCAAGAGGGCAAAAGCCATCAGAACCAGCACGAGGCTCACTTTGTGGTGGAGCTGTGCAAGTACTTCCTGTGCCAGGAGTACCTGCCTTCCCAGATCACCATCCTCACCACCTACACCGGGCAGCTCTTCTGCCTGCGCAAGCTCATGCCCACCAAGACGTTTGCTGGGGTCAAGGTCCACGTCGTGGACAAATACCAAGGGGAGGAGAACGACATCGTGCTCCTCTCTCTGGTGCGGAGCAACCAGGAGGGCAAGGTGGGTTTCCTGCAGATCTCCAACCGCATCTGTGTGGCCCTGTCGCGCGCCAAGAAGGGCATGTACTGTATCGGAAACATGCAGATGCTGGCCAAGGTGCCCTTGTGGAGCAGGATCATCCACACCCTCCGAGAGAACAACCAGATAGGCCCCGCCCTCCGGCTGTGCTGCCAGAACCATCCTGAGACCCACACGTCAGTGTCCAAAGCTTCTGACTTCCAGAAAGTGCCCGAAGGGGGCTGCAGCCTGCCCTGCGAGTTCCGGCTGGACTGTGGGCACGTGTGCACCCGCGCCTGCCACCCCTACGACTCCGCGCACAAGGAGTTCCAGTGCATGAAGCCGTGCCAGAAGGTGCTTTGCCAGGATGGGCACCGGTGCCCCCTCGTGTGCTTCCAGGAGTGTCAGCCTTGCCAGGTGAAGGTGCCTAAAACCATCTCCCGCTGCGGCCACCAGCAAATGGTCCCTTGTTCCGTGTCGGAGGCCGACTTCTGCTGCCAGGAGCCTTGTCCCAAGGTCCTGAGGTGTGGGCACAGGTGCAGCCACCCCTGTGGCGAGGACTGTGTGCGGCTGTGTTCAGAAATGGTCACCGTGAAGCTCAAGTGCGGGCACAGCCAGAAGGTGAAGTGTGGCAACGTGGAGGATATCAAGTACGGCCTGCCGGTCAAGTGCACCAGCAGGTGCGGCACCATCTTGGACTGTGGGCATCCCTGCCCCGGCTCCTGCCACAGCTGCTGTGAAGGGCGCTTCCACGAACGCTGCCAGCAGCCGTGCAAGCGCCTGCTCATCTGCTCTCACAAGTGCCAGGAGCCGTGCATCGGCGAGTGCCCGCCCTGCCAGCGCACGTGCCAGAACCGCTGTGTCCACAGCCAGTGCAAAAAAAAGTGTGGGGAGCTCTGCACCCCCTGCGTGGAGCCGTGCATCTGGCGCTGCCAGCACTACCAGTGCACCAAACTCTGCTCCGAGCCCTGCAACCGACCGCCATGCTACGTGCCTTGTACTAAGCTGCTGGCTTGTGGCCACCCCTGCATCGGTCTGTGTGGGGAGCCGTGCCCCAAGAAGTGTCGCATCTGCCACCAGGACGAGGTCACGCAGATCTTCTTCGGCTTTGAGGACGAGCCCGACGCCCGCTTCGTGCAGCTGGAAGACTGCAGCCACATCTTCGAGGTGCAGGCCCTGGACCGCTACATGAACGAGCAGAAGGAGGACGAGGTCGCCATCAGGCTGAAGGTGTGTCCGGTCTGCCAGGTGCCCATCCGCAAGAACCTGCGGTACGGAGCCAGCATCAAACAGCGGCTGGAGGAGATCGAGGTGGTCAAGGAAAGGatccagggctcagccagggagATCACAGCCGACCAGCAGCGCCTGCAGGCCCTGCTGGCGGGGAAGCACCTCCTGCAGCAGCAGCTTCCGGAAGACTTCCTGATGCTGAGCGAGAAGCTGGCGCAGGAGAGTCTGTCGGTCAGGGACCTGGGCCTCATGGAGAACTACGTCAGCTTCTACGACCGCCTGGCCAGCCTCTGGGATTCCCTGAAGAACGTGCATGTGCTGGAACGAGACAGAGTGAGGACTCggctggagcaggtgcacagctggcTGGCCAGGAAGCGCCTGAGcttcagcagccaggagctgagcgACCTGCAGAGTGAAATGCAGAGGCTCACGTACCTGCTGAGCCTCCTGAGCAGCTGCAAGATGGCGGAGGGCAGGCTGAAAGGTCAGGTCGCAGAGGAGGTCCACAGGCTCCGGGATGTCCTGGAGAGAACGTCCAAGTTCACCCCGGAGGATGAGGAGCTCGTGCAGAGGAAGATGAAGGCGCTGAAGGcccacctgccctgctctggcctgggcgTCTCGGAGGAGGAGCGGGTGCAGATCGTCAGGGCCATGGGCTTGCCTCGgggccactggttcaagtgcccCAATGGCCACATCTACGTGATCGGCGACTGTGGGGGGGCCATGCAGCGGGCCACTTGTCCTGACTGCAAGGAGGTGATTGGCGGCGTAAACCACACTCTGGAACGGAGCAACCAGCTGGCGTCTGAGATGGACGGAGCCCAGCACCCTGCCTGGTCGGACACGGCCAACAACCTGATGAACTTCGAGGAGATCCAGAGGATGATGTAG